In a single window of the Littorina saxatilis isolate snail1 linkage group LG5, US_GU_Lsax_2.0, whole genome shotgun sequence genome:
- the LOC138967352 gene encoding uncharacterized protein — MWAQGAAPLNSSLSHTASDAPAPYLANHDPLQQVNHDQLLLLLQEKDAEARIYKEKYLQAMRTSPETWPVQETAMRNVPEGDESLENGRPQIDDSLEGGRQRIDESLGEAGSQQISAESIASSSVPAPQPVMVRPDIRMILHDTVGRRVEQTPPESVPWEISGGALGHDAWSSPMMVWSDSHVIDTQTMDPREERKIFLQTVSDYQSQTKEQGEKLKQIRAQNYTLLLQLQAAKMEAERMKRGHDWYKAERGEKQRLTDEVKKKDDTIRKLTEELQQLKNQQTPIRAGVKRGRFFMSRASTLECVTCGKVFSSQDEARTSVCAHHPKPACGLPNKMVAELHEAFPDGKLKHRYWPCCKAIANCTPPPCYRGPHVLTVV; from the exons ATGTGGGCTCAGGGGGCTGCTCCGCTCAACAGTTCCCTCTCCCACACTGCATCCGACGCTCCAGCCCCGTACCTCGCCAACCATGACCCTCTGCAACAAGTCAACCACGACCAGCTGCTCCTCTTGCTGCAAGAAAAAGACGCAGAGGCCAGAATCTACAAAGAGAAATACCTGCAGGCCATGAGGACATCTCCGGAAACATGGCCCGTTCAGGAGACGGCCATGAGAAATGTGCCTGAGGGTGATGAATCTTTGGAGAATGGAAGGCCGCAGATTGATGACTCTTTGGAGGGTGGAAGGCAGCGTATTGATGAATCTTTGGGGGAGGCTGGAAGCCAGCAGATTTCTGCCGAGTCTATAGCATCTTCGTCAGTGCCAGCACCGCAGCCAGTGATGGTCCGACCCGACATCAGAATGATCCTGCACGACACTGTCGGCCGGAGAGTGGAACAGACTCCGCCCGAGTCCGTTCCATGGGAAATAAGCGGGGGAGCTTTGGGTCACGATGCATGGAGCAGTCCCATGATGGTGTGGAGCGACTCCCACGTCATCGACACACAGACCATGGATCCTCGCGAAGAGAGGAAGATCTTCCTGCAGACAGTCAGTGACTACCAGAGTCAAACCAAAGAGCAGGGAGAGAAGTTGAAGCAGATCAGGGCCCAGAATTACACCCTCCTCCTGCAGCTTCAGGCAGCCAAGATGGAAGCCGAACGCATGAAGCGGGGCCACGACTGGTACAAAGCGGAGAGGGGAGAGAAGCAGCGCCTGACCGATGAG GTCAAGAAAAAAGACGACACCATCCGCAAGCTGACTGAAGAACTGCAACAGCTGAAAAACCAGCAAACCCCGATACGGGCTGGAGTAAAACGCGGACGATTCTTCATGTCAAGGGCCTCTACTCTGGAGTGCGTCACCTGCGGCAAAGTCTTCTCATCTCAAGATGAAGCACGAACGTCCGTCTGCGCCCACCATCCCAAGCCCGCGTGCGGTCTTCCGAACAAGATGGTGGCTGAATTGCATGAGGCGTTTCCTGACGGGAAGTTGAAGCATCGCTACTGGCCCTGCTGCAAGGCCATAGCAAACTGCACACCGCCACCGTGCTATCGCGGGCCCCATGTTCTCACAGTGGTGTAG
- the LOC138967351 gene encoding ubiquitin-protein ligase E3C-like yields MWSFEGDFRTKPTQSLRGASKQEEKNSLLKRAQEERQKREQARTRDASARKIQSVYRGYVDRKIRNQSLQREFDTELQEVTKKSGTVSPQILSKLIQKLSLFFRPHSDGQRLVLVSQQLLKQKDDYLAWVFQDPPQAILQIKRLLELNLRYLISIIDSPTPIAMPMRMLEVFISPAVYDSVTRHCGKSSDAIVCHLLKHLIRNGYFECMKVILNQKVPSSLERSATPPTPVASSVLDLIMSPVSFATATSDKAFSRQVLLAVCRTLLCPSFTEQVAQFLLPAMAYGKYPFPFVELIQALITYTSDAASEGDGWRGSSPKTSPSSSSMRSVASSPSGTRQDNLLTSPWLLFAILTLGEKKLGHLDGVSGNAYLELVKRLLPHLPTPKEPDLDDEEDEDERMITGEESSFRSLTEIHDECIRLLDSPGHLKCVLTCLRERSEGESIQRVAHICHILLSQQHLSVHRMRLLFCLAFNTEFVRNLWQVCTTVSMTTVTGSSSPLLMMLSSGLPMAEKDIQRIVPLLSTFCSMFSYSLLTLHDADFYGDYTEKGSSMPFTLREMVPMSLALRNACLGIIELAHPDAKFTINEDYRQALQKSGVKRKQITEQDTEKETRLWAFLFKVISTLVRQIYSRDSRRPFCVDGHWLAPNVSVQADKPSQLYKAPHDMFIRRPFAAHRPLTKMSLDDERPPLGNREVRNLIILTELPFVVSFEERVKILQRMIQGEKEEHQGDLHNFQMGPNISVMIRRPYIYEDAFDKLSPENEPNLKVKMRVQLVNAAGLDEAGIDGGGIFREFLSELLKAGFDPNRGFFKYTADRQLYPNPQAGTVAPDYKKHFFFLGRMLGKALYENMMVELPFASFYLAKILSMHTANLDIHHLQSMDPVMYKNLLSLKSYDGDFSDLGLDFTMVIDDFGETKTEELKPGGRHIAVTRDNRIEYVHLVADYFLNKQIRQHCASFREGMADVIKLDWLQMFSSQELQVLISGASVPIDIGDLKRHTNYSGGYKDDSPVIVMFWEAVTQFTDKQKRQLLKFVTSCSRPPLLGFKDLYPAFCIHNAGKEAERLPTASTCMNLLKLPEFTDEKTLRTKLLYAIESGAGFELS; encoded by the exons CAAGCACGGACTCGAGATGCCAGTGCCAGAAAAATTCAGTCCGTTTATCGTGGCTACGTCGACAGAAAAATACGG AACCAGAGCCTGCAGAGGGAGTTTGACACGGAACTACAGGAGGTGACGAAGAAGTCAGGAACTGTCAGCCCTCAGATCTTGTCCAAGCTGATCCAGAAACTTTCACTGTTCTTCAGACCACACTCTGATGGGCAAAGACTG GTTTTGGTGAGCCAACAGTTGCTGAAGCAGAAGGATGACTATCTGGCTTGGGTTTTCCAAGACCCTCCACAAGCAATCTTACAAATCAAGAGACTTTTGGAGCTAAATTTGAG GTACCTGATCAGCATCATCGACAGTCCAACGCCCATCGCCATGCCGATGCGTATGCTGGAGGTGTTTATCTCCCCTGCTGTGTACGACTCGGTCACCCGGCACTGCGGCAAGAGCAGCGACGCCATCGTCTGCCATCTGTTGAAACATCTCATCAGAAATG GTTACTTTGAGTGCATGAAGGTGATTCTGAACCAGAAGGTGCCGTCCAGTTTGGAGCGGTCAgcaacaccccccacccccgtcGCGTCCAGCGTGCTGGACCTCATCATGAGTCCTGTCAGCTTTGCCACCGCCACCTCCGATAAAGCTTTCAG TCGGCAGGTGCTACTAGCAGTATGTCGCACACTACTCTGCCCCAGTTTCACGGAACAGGTGGCCCAGTTTTTACTGCCAGCCATGGCCTACGGAAAATACCCCTTCCCTTTTGTCGAGCTTATCCAGGCTCTCATCACCTACACCTCTGATGCAGCTTCCGAGGGGGATGGTTGGAGGGGCTCGTCGCCCAAAACATCTCCCTCTTCATCGTCGATGAGATCTGTGGCGTCTTCGCCATCAGGAACTCGTCAGGACAATCTTCTTACCTCCCCTTGGTTGCTCTTTGCCATTCTGACGCTAGGGGAGAAGAAATTAG GTCATCTGGACGGTGTGAGCGGCAATGCCTACCTGGAGTTAGTAAAAAGGTTGTTACCTCACCTGCCCACACCTAAAGAACCCGACCTGGAtgatgaggaagatgaagatGAACGGATGATAACAGGGGAG GAGAGCAGCTTCAGGAGTCTGACCGAGATTCATGACGAGTGTATCAGGTTACTAGACTCCCCCGGTCACCTCAAGTGCGTTCTCACCTGTCTGCGGGAGCGGTCAGAAGGGGAGTCCATCCAGAGAGTGGCCCACATCTGTCACATCCTGCTCTCCCAGCAGCACCTCTCTGTGCACAGGATGAG ACTGTTGTTCTGCCTTGCCTTCAACACAGAGTTCGTGCGCAATCTGTGGCAGGTCTGCACCACCGTTTCCATGACAACCGTCACAGG GTCCAGTTCCCCGTTACTGATGATGCTGTCCAGTGGGCTGCCCATGGCGGAGAAGGACATCCAGAGAATTGTCCCCCTGCTGTCCACTTTCTGCTCCATGTTTTCCTACTCCCTGCTCACTCTACACGATGCTGACTTCTATGGAGACTATACGG AAAAGGGGTCCAGTATGCCCTTCACGTTACGAGAGATGGTTCCCATGAGCCTAGCGCTGCGTAACGCATGTCTGGGAATCATCGAGCTGGCTCACCCGGACGCCAAATTTACCATCAACGAGGATTACCGTCAGGCCCTGCAGAAGTCAGGGGTCAAGCGGAAACAGATCACAGAACaggacacagagaaagagacgcGTCTTTGGGCTTTTCTCTTCAAG GTGATCTCCACATTGGTGAGACAGATCTACAGTCGTGACAGTCGCCGACCGTTCTGTGTGGATGGCCATTGGCTGGCTCCCAACGTCTCCGTACAGGCCGACAAG CCTTCACAGCTCTACAAAGCCCCTCATGACATGTTCATCCGCCGACCCTTTGCCGCTCACAGACCGCTCACCAAAATGAGTTTGG ACGATGAGCGGCCACCTCTTGGCAACAGGGAAGTTCGCAACCTCATCATCCTGACAGAGCTCCCCTTCGTCGTGTCTTTCGAGGAGAGGGTCAAG ATCCTGCAGCGCATGATCCAGGGGGAGAAGGAGGAGCACCAGGGGGACCTGCACAACTTCCAAATGGGGCCCAACATCAGCGTCATGATACGGCGACCCTACATCTACGAGGACGCCTTTGACAAGCTCTCCCCGGAAAACG AACCCAACCTGAAGGTGAAGATGCGAGTACAGCTGGTGAACGCTGCGGGTCTGGACGAAGCGGGGATTGACGGAGGTGGAATCTTCAGAGAATTTCTATCGGAGCTGTTGAAGGCTGGCTTTGACCCCAACAGAGGTTTCTTCAAGTACACGGCCGACCGACAGCTCTACCCCAACCCCCAGGCCGGCACAGTGGCCCCGGACTACAAAAAGCACTTCTTCTTCCTTGGGCGTATGTTGGGAAAG GCACTGTACGAGAACATGATGGTGGAGCTGCCCTTTGCCAGTTTCTACCTGGCCAAGATCCTGTCCATGCACACGGCCAACCTGGACATCCACCACCTGCAGTCCATGGACCCCGTCATGTACAA gAACTTGCTGTCACTGAAGAGCTATGATGGCGACTTCTCTGACCTGGGCCTGGACTTCACCATGGTCATTGACGACTTTGGCGAAACTAAG ACAGAAGAGCTGAAGCCAGGTGGCCGCCATATCGCCGTCACAAGAGACAACCGCATTGAGTATGTGCACTTGGTGGCTGACTACTTCCTCAACAAACAG ATCCGCCAGCACTGCGCCAGTTTCCGTGAAGGCATGGCGGACGTGATCAAGCTGGACTGGCTGCAGATGTTCAGCAGTCAGGAGCTGCAGGTTCTCATCTCGGGGGCCTCCGTCCCCATCGACATCGGGGACCTCAAGCGACACACTAACTACTCTG GGGGTTACAAAGACGACTCCCCCGTGATCGTGATGTTCTGGGAAGCAGTGACCCAGTTCACGGACAAACAGAAACGTCAGCTGCTCAAGTTTGTCACCAGCTGCTCTCGCCCGCCTCTTCTTGGTTTCAAG GACCTGTACCCAGCTTTCTGCATTCACAATGCCGGCAAGGAAGCGGAGCGCCTGCCCACAGCCAGCACCTGTATGAACTTGCTCAAGCTGCCCGAGTTCACCGACGAGAAAACACTCAGAACCAAACTGCTCTATGCCATTGAGTCGGGCGCTGGATTCGAACTCAGCTAG